TGGGCAGCCCGGCTAGGGCCTGCACCTTGCGCGCAGCAAAGGCATAAAGACAGTCACAAGCGCACAATGGCGGCGCCTGGATCGGGGCATTGGCAACGCCAGCCTGCTGCGGCAAAGCCCTGTCATCCCGGCCAGCGCAAGATTGCTTGGCTGCGCTATGCAGACGCAGCCCAAGTCTTGGTCTATAATGCTCGACTTTGCTGGCATTACCCCGTCGGCCATACTAGTTAAAAAGTGGCGGGGAAACCGCTGTACACGGCTCTCAGGCCCGATCTTCCCGAGAACCCTCTGTCAGCACAGATATATCTGGAAATTAAATGACTACCATCCGCGTCAAAGAAAACGAGCCCTATGAAGTTGCCCTGCGCCGCTTCAAGCGCACCATCGAAAAGCTGGGTCTGCTGACCGATCTGCGTGCTCGCGAGTTCTACGAAAAGCCCACAGCCGAGCGCAAGCGCAAGAAGGCTGCTGCCGTGAAGCGTCACTACAAGCGCGTTCGCAGCATGCAACTGCCTAAGAAGCTGTACTAATCGTTGATTAGGACCAGTCGGCCTTAAAACAGCCGCAAACCCGCGCTCGGGACGCCAGGCGCGGGTTTTTTGTTTTCTGGCCACTGCCAAGCCTGCCCGGCTGCGCAGTGACCTCCCAGCGCATGGACAGTCGGCGCCATTCACATCGCGGACTGCCATTCGCCCACCCCAAGGAGAAAGCCATGAGCCTGAAAGCCCAGATTATCGAAGACATGAAGACCGCCATGCGTGCCAAGGACAGTGCACGCCTGGGCACCATCCGCCTGCTGCAGGCCGCGATGAAGCAAAAGGAAGTGGACGAGCGCATCGAGCTCGACGACGCGGCCGTCATCGCCATCGTCGACAAGCTGATCAAGCAGCGCAAGGACTCCATCGCCGCCTTCGAAGCCGCCAATCGCAGCGATCTGGCCGATGTGGAAAAGGCCGAAATGGAAGTGCTCAAGGTCTATCTGCCCGAACGCATGGGCGAAGCCGAGATCACCGCGGCCGTGCAGGCCATCGTGGCCGAACTGGGCGCCTCCGGCCCCGGCGACATGGGCAAGGTGATGGGCGCCGTCAAGACCCAGCTGGCCGGCAAGGCCGATATGGGCCTGGTGTCCGCTGCCGTGAAGGCCGCGCTGACCCAATAATTGGCAACCGGCCTGAGCCGCCATGCGGTATCAGGCTCAAAAACAGAAGCTGCTTGCGCTTGCTGTGCATATTTTTCAGATTCAAAAGACTCTGAAATTTATGTATATCAATCGATAGCAGCTTCTTTTTTCATAGCACTCCTGAATCCCGTGGGCGCCTGTTTGCTGAAGAACTCCTGCAGGAACTCGACGCAGACCCGCACCTTGGCCGAGCGCTCCAGCCGCGTCGGATAGACCGCCCAGATATTCGCCTGCTGCTGCCACTCGGGCAGCAGCTGCAGCAGGTGCCCGGCCTGCAGATCGGCCGCCACATCCCAGAGCGAGCGCAGCACGATGCCATGGCCGTCGCGCGCCCATTGCACGGCCATCTCGCCATGATTGGTGGACAGCGGCCCGGTCACTTTCACGCTGCGCTCCTGACTGCCCGAGCGCAGTTTCCAGACACCGAAGGGATGGTCACGCTCCTTGATGACCAGGCAGTCATGCGCAGCCAGCTCGTCGAGCGTGCGCGGACTGCCACGCCGCTGCACATAGGCCGGGGCCGCGCACAGCACGCGATGGTTGTCGGCCAGATGGCGGGCAATCAGATGCGGCGCGATCTCGTCGCCCACGCGCACATCGAGATCGAAGCCTTCGGCCGCGACATCGACGATGCGGTCAAACACCTCCAGGCGCAGTTGCAGCGCCGGATATTGCGCAATCAGCTGCGACAGCGCAGGCGCCACCACATGGCGGCCAAAGCCGAAGCTGGTGGACACCCGCAGCAGGCCGCGCGGCTGGCGACGCGTCACATCCACCTCCTGCAGCAGATGCTCGACCTCGTCCAGAATGCGCTGCGCCCAGTGGTAGACGCGCTCGCCCTGCTCCGTGACAGCGACCCGCCGTGTGGTGCGATGCAGCAGCTTCACGCCCAGCTCCTGCTCCAGCAGGCGGATGCGCTTGCTGACAAAGGCCGGCGAAGCATTGTGCGCGGCCGCAGCCTCGGCAAAGCTGGCTTTGCGCACCACGGTGGTGAAGACACGCAGGTCTTCGGGCGAGGGCATTTTCTGCACGATCTGTAAACAATCAGGCCACGATCAGTCAATTGTATTCAGTTATGCAGGGTGCAGAATACCGCCAGGCACAGGCTGAGCCGCTGCCTCGCCACCCAACACATTCATGAGAGAGCACCATGTCCACTCCCAAAAAGATTGCAGTCATCGCCGGCGACGGCATCGGCAAGGAAGTCATGCCCGAAGGCCTGCGCGCGCTGGAAGCCGCAGCCAGGCGCTTCGACCTGCCGCTGGAGTTCCACCATTTCGACTGGGCCCACTGCGACTACTACGCCGAACACGGCCAGATGATGCCCGACGACTGGAAGGCCCAGCTCTCGGACATGGATGCCATCTTCTTCGGCGCCGTGGGCTGGCCCGCCACCGTGCCCGACCATATCTCGCTGTGGGGCTCGCTGCTCAAGTTCCGCCGCGAATTCGACCAGTACATCAACCTGCGCCCGGTGCGCCTGTTCGAAGGCGTGCCCTGCCCCCTGGCCGGCCGCAAGCCCGGTGACATCGACTACTACGTGGTGCGCGAGAACACCGAGGGCGAGTACACCGCCCTGGGCGGCATCATGTTTGAAGGCACGGACCGCGAGATCTGCATCCAGGAATCGGTCTATAGCAAGCATGGCGCCGACCGTCTGCTCAAGTACGCCTTCGATCTGGCCCAGAGCCGCGCCAAGAAGCACGTGACGCTGGCCACCAAGAGCAACGGCATCGCCATCAGCATGCCCTGGTGGGACAAGCGCGCCGACGATGTGGCCAAGGACTACCCCGAAGTCACGCTGGACAAGCAGCACATCGACATCCTGACCGCCCGCTTCGTGCTGCAGCCCGGCCGCTTCGACGTGGTGGCCGCCACCAATCTGTTTGGCGACATCCTGTCCGACCTGGGGCCTGCCACCACGGGCACCATCGGCCTGGCACCATCGGCCAACCTCAACCCCGACCGCACCTTCCCCTCGCTGTTCGAGCCCGTGCACGGCTCGGCACCCGACATCTACGGCAAGAACATCGCCAACCCCATTGCCATGGTCTGGTCGGGCGCGCTGATGCTGGACTTCCTGGGCCGCAGCGAAGGTGCCTGGCGCCAGGCCCACGACACCATCGTGGCCGCCATCGAGCACACGATCAAGGCCGGTCCGCTGACGCCCGATCTGGGCGGCAAGGCCAACACCACCGAGGTGGGCGAAGCCATCGCCGCGGCCATCGCCAACGCCTGATGACTCCGGGCTGGCCCCAGCCGGCCTGATTCAAGATGAGAAGCGCCCTGCGCAGGCTGAACCTGCACCGGGGTGCTTTTGCACGCCTGCACGCCCAGGGCCACCGGCTGCGGCGACCTAGGCTTCAGACCGCGGTCTGGCTTTGGCTTGTGAAGCCGATTTGCTGGCCGACCGGGCCCGGGCATTGCGCTGCGCAGCGGCCTGCACCAGCGCCTGGAACGCTGCGCCGTCGAGCGCTTCGCCGACATGCAGGTCTATGGCCCGGCGCGTGGTGCCTTCAAGACTGGCATTGAACAGGCCGGCCGGATCGGCCAGGGCCGCGCCATGCGCGAAGGTCAGCTTGACCACGGCCTTGTAGGTCTCGCCCGTGCACAG
This DNA window, taken from Comamonas testosteroni TK102, encodes the following:
- a CDS encoding LysR substrate-binding domain-containing protein, translated to MPSPEDLRVFTTVVRKASFAEAAAAHNASPAFVSKRIRLLEQELGVKLLHRTTRRVAVTEQGERVYHWAQRILDEVEHLLQEVDVTRRQPRGLLRVSTSFGFGRHVVAPALSQLIAQYPALQLRLEVFDRIVDVAAEGFDLDVRVGDEIAPHLIARHLADNHRVLCAAPAYVQRRGSPRTLDELAAHDCLVIKERDHPFGVWKLRSGSQERSVKVTGPLSTNHGEMAVQWARDGHGIVLRSLWDVAADLQAGHLLQLLPEWQQQANIWAVYPTRLERSAKVRVCVEFLQEFFSKQAPTGFRSAMKKEAAID
- a CDS encoding DUF1801 domain-containing protein, which codes for MSTSLPASSTGPVSGPEASALIDARIASLDDWRGAMLARVRALIHEALPAVVEELKWRGTPVWSQDGILCTGETYKAVVKLTFAHGAALADPAGLFNASLEGTTRRAIDLHVGEALDGAAFQALVQAAAQRNARARSASKSASQAKARPRSEA
- a CDS encoding tartrate dehydrogenase, producing the protein MSTPKKIAVIAGDGIGKEVMPEGLRALEAAARRFDLPLEFHHFDWAHCDYYAEHGQMMPDDWKAQLSDMDAIFFGAVGWPATVPDHISLWGSLLKFRREFDQYINLRPVRLFEGVPCPLAGRKPGDIDYYVVRENTEGEYTALGGIMFEGTDREICIQESVYSKHGADRLLKYAFDLAQSRAKKHVTLATKSNGIAISMPWWDKRADDVAKDYPEVTLDKQHIDILTARFVLQPGRFDVVAATNLFGDILSDLGPATTGTIGLAPSANLNPDRTFPSLFEPVHGSAPDIYGKNIANPIAMVWSGALMLDFLGRSEGAWRQAHDTIVAAIEHTIKAGPLTPDLGGKANTTEVGEAIAAAIANA
- the rpsU gene encoding 30S ribosomal protein S21, which produces MTTIRVKENEPYEVALRRFKRTIEKLGLLTDLRAREFYEKPTAERKRKKAAAVKRHYKRVRSMQLPKKLY
- a CDS encoding GatB/YqeY domain-containing protein, which encodes MSLKAQIIEDMKTAMRAKDSARLGTIRLLQAAMKQKEVDERIELDDAAVIAIVDKLIKQRKDSIAAFEAANRSDLADVEKAEMEVLKVYLPERMGEAEITAAVQAIVAELGASGPGDMGKVMGAVKTQLAGKADMGLVSAAVKAALTQ